TTTGCCACACCTACTCCAgacaatacaaacacacaggactcacataaaaataaactctaTTCAAACATATTATCAGAGAAAACATACAGCATAATATAGCTAATATTTGTGTGATGCTTTTAGAAATGAGATCAACACTGTCATGTATACATAATGGACAATTTCATGAGGTTGCAATGTTGTAAAAAGCAtaattaaccccctggatgccacagtgacatatatgtccttccttttcaaccctcactttgaagtccaataaaattctaaatataccacgcacatatatatacttcacaggTTTGAATTCTGTgggaaaattccctgtttctcGATACCATCCACTactatctcagaccaagctaaagtgcttaaaattacctttcaaaataggATTCATCGTAAATGTTGCCATTTTTCTCTCTATACAAAATCAAGATTCAGAGCggtatttgctgtatgtttgctattacctgctttctgatgtagtacattggcatcatttgtgaaactaccaaacgTTATCCTTTCACACTGAgaaactttgtattggaatagtttggttcactttGAACAAATcgtaacgaaaatatactgtccatatccacagccacttctctccatgtgatctgagttacaatGATCTAATGTAAAGCATAGTGGACCTCTGTCAGCATTTGACTCCAGTCATTGATGTTGAAAACTGCAGGTACGGTACCAATTAAATTAAGAAATGAGATTCTCACACTACCATATCCTGGCAACAAAGGCACACAGTTTTGTAAAACAACACTTCTGTGTAAGTAACAAATACGGACATGATGTGGACAAAGCCAGAGTCATGACACCACAGCAGTCAAAACACCTGATAACCCCAACAAATCACCAACGAGCCTCAAAGAAGGAACTTCACTTGAAGAAATAAGAGATGGGAGTCACCAAGAATTCCTAATGTCAGTATATAGACTTGCTATGATCATTTAGTGTGGTTTGTTGTTGTCTAAGGTTGTCGAGGTCTGATGTATAAGAGGACTTTTCGTTTTCAGACTTAAAACGGTGTAGGGTAGATGCAAACACCATATATTCCACTAAAGGCCTAAACTTCATATGTTGCTGCAGCTTGTCATTGGTGCAACAAAACTACATGTACAGTAACACAAATTACAATATGTGACACTACACACACAGGTAAAAACttcaataaaaatatacatgctagaAAACTGATTGTCAGTTCTTTTGTTAGACACAATTTCACGCCAAACCAATGAAAGTAATAAATAATGTTGAAACTGACATAAGTTTGTGAAAGACAAAAATTGTTTCAATTTATACAGCACCTAAAATATAAATGATACAATATTTTGTCAATTTGTAGCACTTATATAGTATGACATATTGCAGATTGCCCTCACTGTGAAGTCCTAACTTGTCTGTACTCAGTGTATCAAAATGTGGAGAAAAACAAGATAAATGTCAGATAGCACAAAGAATTACCCAGGGAGTGCCATTTTAACTTCCATGGAAAAAATAATGTTGAAAAAGCCAGACAGTTGACATACACAGGAGAGACAACACACCAACCGGATTCAGATTAGCATAGACATGAATCAGCCCGTTGTGTCAGCAAGAAAGAAAAGGACATATGTGAGGAATCTTATAAAGGTATCTTTTCTATAAATACATGGAATGTGGAATAGAACTGAGTAACTATTTACACTTTCGCACATGGTGCACTTGAAATCAGGAACTGTACAACACATTCACTGACCTTGAATAGAAGCCTGAGACAATAACAATCTTAATGAGTACTAAGCATTGGCACAGATACAAATGCTAACTTCACAGGTATTTGTAATATACATGCTTTCATCTACACaatttgattttaaaaaaaattgatttcattttgataaatgtTATTTGAGTGAATGGAGGTAGGAAGCTGCACATCAGCTCATTGTCATATGTAGAGAAAATGTCAACAAGCATATGGTTACCATCATGGCACATGTGAGGTCGGAGTGAACACTGCAGACAACTCCTCCTTTGAGTGGCCCTCAGGAAGAGGAAAGTCAATGACAACAGCAGGGTTGTCAGGCATGTAACGCAGTGTACACATCGAGGCGTTGATGAACGTTGTTGTCCCATCAGTACTCATTCCATAACCTGGGGACAGAGGGTAATACTGGAACGACGTCTGATTATTTATATTGCAAGTATGAAACTTTTTCCAACTTTTTTCAACCAAAGTAATAAGAGAGTGTGTGTGCTTCGTATTTCACAAGGTGCACTTTTCATATAAACTTTTCAACCTCGTCACATTGTAATTACTAACTGGAATTGCTTTTCCCTAAAGAAAACATTACAAATGTTTATACATTGCAAGAAAGGGAGACTACTTTTCACTCTGCATCATTGCAGACAAAATGAAAGCATTCTAGCCAATGGCAAACTCTGCCAAGGGCTGATCAAACTGCTTTTCTTGAGCCTGCAGCCAAAACACCAAAAATGGTGGTAGACAGGATCAACAAATACAGGAATCAAGTTTTCCATCTGTATACAGGTTGATAAGTTATTTTCGTGATTTCTGTTTGCATGACAAATTTCTTTTGTGTAACAGGTGTGAAGGGTCCTTCAGCCAAGTCAGCCTTGGTCTGTGCCCCTGACAAAAACCACGATGAGTACAATTCTCAAACAAACAGTTTGTACCTTCATGAATGTGGCCATAGAGATGATACTTGGGCTTCACTCGCTGTTGGATGGTGTTTAACAGCTCCAAGCATCCCGCTCTCTGCCTGGTAAAACAAAGGTCACCCCGACCTACAGAAGATAGAAAAAGTACTTAGCAATCACGTTAACGATACATAAGTAATGGTTCACTCAAAGATAGGtaatttggttggttggttgatagtttaacatcacactcagcaatattccagccatatggaggcattctgtaattaatcaagtttggatcagacaatcaggtgatcaacagcattagcaccAAGTGAACTATTCTGACCGCCGGATCCCCTTCAtagcctcttatggcaagcatgagttgaaCAATTCTAAGCTGAATCTCCACAGATCGTGTTCATGAGTAAAGGGCACATGAgtgtacatgcatacatgagttATCATTATACATACTTTGATGGGTACAAGAATAATTATGTCACATTCTAAGACAGGTACATGAGTAATCAAGGTACATACCTAGAGGTGGGCCATGTGTGATGAGAATGTCTGTGTCCGAAGGAATCAAGTTCCACTTGTCAAGGATTGGCTGCCCCCGAGCGATGTTAAACCCCATGAAGCAAAACTCAGGTACCCTGTGAGCATTGCAAACATTTCTAATGATACATTATTGTTGCTCTTTCAGAGGACCTCAGCATCATTTGTGTAGCCAGGTGAAGTTTAACTGGTTAAATAATCTACAAATTGTTGAgttgagttgtgattggtacgcttAGCTGCCCGCTGTAAacacctgactggataaaaagccagacAAGGGAGGTACTGAAATCATCAGGCCAAGCCATAAATGCATccaaggtatagtggagatttatcgttatgtataccctggagaggATGACATCAAGAGGTCACGTATGTCTATTTCTCTCATTTATACAAGTGTATACTATCAATACCCTTGCTCTTGGgacaatgtcattatcattgcATCATAATATAACCCTGCCATGTGCTGAAGATTACAATATTGTCGGTGACAGGAGCTATTTTGGTCTTTGACCTAATGAAATCTTGTCTAGTCTTTCTCTCATTCAAAGCCCCAACACACATCTGTCCATATGGAAAGTTCAGTAAATATAAGCATGAAATTGATGATGTTGTGTTGAGAGGCTTTGAGATAGAGTTTGTAAGTTTTATGAGACAAAGACTCATGACATTTGCTCACACTGACAATGTGAAGGTGAGCTGATTTTTCACCTACCATGGAGCTCCGTATATCTTGATACCACAGATGTCTACGCTGCTGTCTTCTAGGTAGATGCAATTTGTCAGCAGCTCCTTGCAAGAACTCACATTGTGGTCCTCCATATATTTCTCAAATTTTTTATTGGTAATGTTGAACCATTCACAGAGTTCTTCCCTTCTATTCTGGACTGAGATTTCATCTAGGGTCATGTCATGGTTTCCTGCTATGACCACTTTCACCTTATGTGGCAGTGTTCCTGCAACCATGGTTATCATTATAATATCAACTTTTTCTCATAAAGTAAAGATGGGATCCAAAAACGAAAGTGCTTCTAAACAAATGAAATTCAAACCTGACTAAGGACATTAATTATCTCATGCTTATATACCTAGAGCATAGATTTGATTCTTGTGACCATTTTactgaaacacaacaaaagaaggatacacaaagttttcacaaatatttcccTGAATGTTGGTCGTGAAACTAAATGTAGTTGTCAAACTCAGCGACCTGGCTGAATCCCTGTGTTATTTACAGCCCAACAATGTGGCTCAGTGCTTGTGAcatccatcactggattgtctacatCAGACACAAGTTTTGACTGGTCAATGTCACaaagctagaatattgttgggtGTAGAAGAAAACAATGAACACAACACAAGCCTAAAGCAAGATCTCTATTTGTCATATTAGGTACAATGTGCCTACCCAGGAAGTGATTGAACTTGTCAATCTCAGCGGGTGTCCCTATCTTTGTGAAGTCCCCTGCGTGCAGCAGGACATCTCCCTGTGGTATTTTATCTGGGATGTTCTCCACTGTGTTGTGGGTGTCCGAGATGCACACAAATCTGACACAGTCTGTTGGCACTGGGGTGGTGGGGTCGAGGGGTGGCACTTTCTCCACCTTCTGCTTCACTCGCAGCTTTTCCCAGGCCAAAATAGGGTTGTCAGACAACTTTGGCTGCACTGTAATATATCGGCCATCGTCTGCTGCCAGATGACAGGATCCCATTTCATCTGTAGAGATGATCACATAGAAGACAAGCTGACAAATCAGTTGCAATAAGGAAAATTGTCTTAATTTCCAGGTGGTTTGTAGTAATAGCTGTAGGGACTTACCAAAAGGTGATATTTTAACATTCACTGGTTAAGACAAGGTTTCAGAAATGGATGTCATTTATAGTTTCCAATATTCATTTGTACTCTTTGCTTTCAAGTATGTAAGTATCCTGAGACAGGGACTGATGAGGGACTGAATATGTTTAATGATGCTCTCAGCAATACTTCAACTATATATTAtaatgtgattacacaatgccatttagaaagtggtcagatgtaacatatgtcatatttgggattacactttcttagtaaagtacaaattctagtacttttttggatgagtcccattcgggaatcgaaccaacaccctcagagtcaggcacctaatcgccagcacgcaAAGTCTgctgcctaacccgctcagccacagcAACTTCCAccaaaatggaagtcagacaactggtagtctagactgtgtaGTGAGTTTCAcatattccatctgtatggaAAATCAATCTAAAGTATGATGTGTGAATGTTTAACTCATGGCCTCCACACTGACCAGACAGAGAAAAAAGCTTATGGGTCAAGTATTTAGTAGTGGAAGCAGCTGGTTTAGTTTCAGGTGCATACCTGTCAAAGACTCAATCTACAAAATAGATAGTTATGTTTCAGCTTTTAAAACACTATTGTTTAACTTATGACTTGAAGGAAACTAACAAAGAATGATGTATCatgtatatgtttacatttcagacaATAACCTCACTTAGGTACAAGGACATGGTGATCATATTGATGGACATATTGCATAATTGAGAGTTAGTTTTCCAGTATATTTCATAGTCTTACAGGGGAGAGAGTAACATGAGAAAATGTTCACACTCTCATTTCTTTGGGGAACATAATAGGCTTGTTAAATTGTCAACCTGTTTCTGAGTGAGGAATCAGTTGTATATGAACTTGTGACTTGACTTTAaacaaaagagaaacaaaacatCTGATATACATTTTCATCTAAACCATCGGAAAACAGAAATTAGTTCAATATCTCTCAGAATTAAAGATATGATGTCATAACTGTAATTTCATCCACAATGAAGAATAATATGTGACCTCAAGGTTTCTGATGTAAACATCAGCACTGTGATTCTCTACAATGCACATGAACAGTATAACATTTTGTTACATAGGACCATTCTACCATTGTCTGTAATAATAACAAGCAATCGTTGTCAGTCAAAACATTTCACTTAAGTACATAATTGAGGACCAATAATGGTATTACCAGTTGCCATGGTGTCTTCTTATGTCTTGTCACAGGGAGTTATGGCCAAGTGTTGTGTCAGTGGTGTGGATAGAAATCCGAAATCTTTTGCAGAGTTGTGTCGACCTGATGCTATTTTGTTGTTCTCGATAAATGTAAGTTCTGCTCATGCTGTCAGTACATACGATATATATCCCATATAAGCGATACTAAATATAGCCATGTACGAGTGGGGAACTACGCTTGATTGTCAACTGCAAGTCGTCATTCCAGCTGACATTGCATCAGACACAAAACAACTTTTTGGAATGGTCCACACGTCTGTCATTCCTGGCGAACATGACTAAGTCATGCAAACACGACTGTCAGGCAAACATTTAACATGTTTCACTTTGTTATTAAAGAAATTGTTAACAGGGGAGGTAACACAGTTTTCTCGACACTAAGGTGGAATGGGTGTCGTTTGGAGATTTTACGAGCGCTTTCCGATGTAAAACGTATTTCGCTTTAATTCAATGGTAGATCAGCCTTCCGTTTATATTCCCAGAGATTTCTTTAGTTCATAACTTATGGTCACACTTGTGTTTGGTGCAGAAGAATCACTATGCATGCTTTGCGGAATGTATTGGAGCAAGTGTTCGGCTTGGCAGGGCATCGCTTATGTTGTACACCGGGCTGTAGGCTAACAAagagtctctgaaatgaacatattttacagaatgtaACAGTGTGACATGAAGACCAACGACAGATGACTGTTCACTACAAGTTTTATTGAAGATCTGAATGCGACGTGTATACATGTGACACGGTTCGCGAGCAGCACGTGCGAGGCAGGCACATCCGGGTAGGGGACCGGTCCGGCTCGCCTGGCCTAACTGCACATGCAGACTGTATACAAGTCTCTTATCATTACATCTCCCCTCTCTAGCACGAAACTTCTCCAGACGGCAGGGAACCATCTGAAACATCGAACATGGTTAAACATACAACAGTTAACAATCCACTCCCAATCTCATGGGTGGCTTGGACACACGGCCAAATCTAGTCACAGTCGGCGACGGAGACATCCCAGACACTGGGGACGTCGTAGACGACGAAGATGTAACATCGGCGGTTCCAGCACTCTTCACTGGCACAAACGTGCGTGACGACAACAGAATATCACGACGATTCCTCCGAAGTAGACTACCACGATCTGTCTGAACAAAGTAAGACCTTGGGCCAACGTCCTGAATGACCGTACCTCGTTGTGACCAATCACGCCGCTGATGATC
This portion of the Haliotis asinina isolate JCU_RB_2024 chromosome 10, JCU_Hal_asi_v2, whole genome shotgun sequence genome encodes:
- the LOC137298416 gene encoding metallophosphoesterase MPPED2-like — encoded protein: MATDEMGSCHLAADDGRYITVQPKLSDNPILAWEKLRVKQKVEKVPPLDPTTPVPTDCVRFVCISDTHNTVENIPDKIPQGDVLLHAGDFTKIGTPAEIDKFNHFLGTLPHKVKVVIAGNHDMTLDEISVQNRREELCEWFNITNKKFEKYMEDHNVSSCKELLTNCIYLEDSSVDICGIKIYGAPWVPEFCFMGFNIARGQPILDKWNLIPSDTDILITHGPPLGRGDLCFTRQRAGCLELLNTIQQRVKPKYHLYGHIHEGYGMSTDGTTTFINASMCTLRYMPDNPAVVIDFPLPEGHSKEELSAVFTPTSHVP